The following coding sequences lie in one Paracidovorax avenae genomic window:
- a CDS encoding CoA-acylating methylmalonate-semialdehyde dehydrogenase: protein MSYTFADTEIAQYIRGARNQGTGTQTQPIYNPATGAAARTVRIGTADDVDAAVASAKAAFPAWSNTPPIRRARVLFKFLELLNQHKDDLARLITSEHGKVFTDAQGEVARGIDIVEFACGIPQLLKGDFTDQVSTGIDNWTMRQPLGVVAGVTPFNFPVMVPMWMFPVAIAAGNTFILKPSPTDPSPSLFIADLLKQAGLPDGVFNVVQGNKEVVDALLVHPDVAAISFVGSTPIANYIYETGARHGKRVQALGGAKNHMVVMPDADIDQAVDALIGAGYGSAGERCMAISVAVLVGDVADRLIPKLLERTRTLKVLNGSNLEAEMGPIVTAAARARICGYIEQGVNEGATLLADGRNFKGADAGEGCADGFWLGGSLFDHVTPDMRIYKEEIFGPVLACVRAPDFATAVGLINDHEFGNGVACFTRDGNVAREFARRIQVGMVGINVPIPVPMAWHGFGGWKKSLFGDMHAYGEEGVRFYTRQKSIMQRWPESIGRGAEFAMPTAK, encoded by the coding sequence ATGAGCTATACCTTCGCCGACACCGAAATCGCCCAGTACATCCGTGGCGCCAGAAACCAGGGCACCGGCACCCAGACGCAGCCGATCTACAACCCCGCCACGGGCGCTGCGGCACGCACGGTGCGCATCGGCACCGCAGACGACGTCGATGCGGCAGTCGCATCGGCCAAGGCCGCCTTCCCCGCCTGGTCCAACACCCCCCCGATTCGCCGCGCCCGCGTGCTGTTCAAGTTCCTGGAGCTGCTGAACCAGCACAAGGACGATCTGGCCCGCCTCATCACGTCGGAACACGGCAAGGTGTTCACCGACGCCCAGGGCGAAGTGGCTCGCGGCATCGACATCGTCGAATTCGCGTGCGGCATTCCTCAACTGCTCAAGGGGGACTTCACCGACCAGGTGTCCACCGGCATCGACAACTGGACGATGCGCCAGCCCCTGGGCGTCGTTGCCGGCGTGACGCCGTTCAATTTCCCCGTCATGGTGCCCATGTGGATGTTCCCGGTGGCCATTGCCGCGGGCAACACCTTCATCCTGAAACCCAGCCCCACGGACCCCAGCCCCAGCCTGTTCATCGCGGACCTGCTCAAGCAGGCGGGCCTGCCGGACGGCGTATTCAACGTCGTCCAAGGCAACAAGGAAGTGGTGGACGCCCTGCTGGTCCACCCGGACGTGGCCGCCATTTCCTTCGTGGGCTCGACCCCGATCGCGAACTACATCTACGAGACCGGCGCCCGCCACGGCAAGCGCGTACAAGCCCTGGGCGGCGCGAAGAACCACATGGTCGTCATGCCCGATGCGGACATCGACCAGGCGGTGGATGCCCTGATCGGCGCGGGCTACGGCTCGGCCGGCGAGCGTTGCATGGCCATCAGCGTCGCCGTGCTGGTGGGCGACGTGGCCGACAGGCTCATTCCCAAGCTGCTGGAACGCACCAGGACGCTAAAGGTTCTGAATGGCAGCAACCTCGAAGCTGAAATGGGTCCCATCGTGACCGCAGCGGCCCGCGCCCGCATCTGCGGCTACATCGAACAAGGCGTCAACGAAGGCGCGACCCTCCTGGCCGACGGACGCAACTTCAAGGGAGCTGATGCTGGCGAAGGCTGTGCTGACGGCTTCTGGCTCGGCGGCAGCCTGTTCGACCACGTGACGCCCGACATGCGCATCTACAAGGAAGAAATCTTCGGCCCGGTGCTCGCCTGCGTGCGCGCTCCCGACTTTGCCACCGCCGTCGGCCTCATCAACGACCATGAGTTCGGCAACGGCGTGGCCTGCTTCACGCGCGACGGCAACGTAGCCCGCGAGTTCGCCCGCCGCATCCAGGTCGGCATGGTCGGCATCAACGTGCCCATCCCGGTTCCGATGGCCTGGCATGGCTTCGGCGGCTGGAAGAAGAGCCTGTTCGGCGACATGCACGCCTACGGCGAGGAGGGCGTTCGCTTCTACACCAGGCAGAAGTCCATCATGCAGCGCTGGCCCGAGAGCATCGGCCGCGGCGCCGAGTTCGCCATGCCGACCGCCAAATGA
- a CDS encoding LysR family transcriptional regulator codes for MEAKKVELLWSNIHWLVVLAQQGSYTAAAARLGVSKAAMSQHIAELERAVGVPLVRRTTRSVRLTEAGQHLVDETKSSFEHIADSYAGIRDLAGVPRGLLRVTAPVALSRQQLVPQLAGFLRSHPQVRLELELSDRLNSLAVEGFDLAIRHSSTVPDTHVAWKICETRSVLVASRAYLRRRPAPEAPADLAGHDCLHYPRLQETPAWTFEAIRGSRRERQRVTVAVAGPFSANNSEALRDAAMAGLGIALVPDFSAQAALESGKLVEVLPSWSPVGSFADALYAIRPYASHVPMAVSAFVGFLRQAWANGFVATVRTESRQP; via the coding sequence ATGGAAGCGAAAAAAGTCGAACTCCTCTGGAGCAACATCCACTGGCTCGTTGTCCTTGCGCAGCAGGGCAGCTATACGGCGGCGGCGGCGCGCCTGGGGGTCAGCAAGGCAGCGATGAGCCAGCACATCGCCGAGCTGGAGCGTGCCGTGGGCGTGCCCCTGGTGCGCCGCACCACACGGAGCGTGCGGCTGACCGAGGCGGGTCAGCACCTGGTCGACGAGACCAAGTCCTCGTTCGAACACATCGCCGACAGTTATGCCGGCATCAGGGACCTGGCTGGCGTTCCGCGGGGGCTGCTGCGGGTGACCGCTCCCGTGGCTTTGTCGCGCCAGCAACTCGTCCCCCAACTGGCCGGTTTCCTCAGGTCGCATCCTCAAGTGCGTCTCGAACTCGAGCTTTCGGACCGTTTGAACTCCCTGGCCGTGGAGGGCTTCGACCTGGCGATACGCCATTCCAGCACCGTGCCGGACACGCATGTGGCCTGGAAAATCTGCGAAACCCGGTCTGTCCTGGTGGCCAGCCGCGCTTACCTGCGGCGGCGCCCGGCGCCCGAGGCTCCGGCGGACCTGGCCGGGCACGATTGCCTCCACTACCCGCGCCTCCAGGAAACGCCGGCCTGGACATTCGAGGCGATCCGAGGCTCGAGGCGCGAGCGTCAACGCGTTACCGTGGCCGTCGCAGGCCCCTTCTCCGCCAACAACAGCGAGGCACTTCGCGATGCGGCCATGGCAGGATTGGGTATCGCGCTGGTTCCCGATTTCAGCGCCCAGGCCGCGCTGGAGTCGGGAAAGCTGGTGGAGGTGCTGCCGTCATGGAGCCCGGTCGGGTCGTTCGCCGATGCCCTGTATGCCATTCGACCCTATGCGAGCCACGTGCCGATGGCCGTCTCTGCATTTGTGGGCTTTCTCAGGCAAGCGTGGGCCAATGGCTTCGTCGCGACGGTTCGCACCGAGTCGCGGCAGCCATGA
- a CDS encoding TetR/AcrR family transcriptional regulator, which produces MSPHTTMPRRRGRPPKTAGDHRETREQLLRAGVAALTEKGFSSTGIDEVLKAVGVPKGSFYHFFPSKEAFGAELIKLYAEYFVRKLDQALLDTSLTPLQRIDAFCKDAERGMGRFDFKRGCLIGNLGQEMGALPEAFRGLLSDVLIDWQARVERCLEEARRLGEIPKTADCPRLSVFFWIGWEGAVLRAKLERKSEPLRIFAEAFQACVRN; this is translated from the coding sequence ATGTCACCCCACACCACGATGCCCCGCCGAAGAGGGCGACCGCCCAAGACGGCTGGTGACCACCGCGAAACCCGCGAGCAGTTGCTCCGGGCAGGTGTGGCGGCACTGACCGAGAAGGGCTTCTCATCGACCGGCATCGACGAAGTGCTGAAGGCGGTCGGTGTTCCCAAGGGCTCGTTCTATCATTTCTTTCCCAGCAAGGAAGCCTTCGGCGCGGAGCTCATCAAGCTCTACGCCGAGTACTTCGTCCGCAAGCTCGACCAGGCGCTGCTCGACACCAGCCTGACCCCGCTGCAGCGCATCGATGCATTTTGCAAGGACGCCGAGCGAGGGATGGGCCGGTTCGACTTCAAGCGAGGCTGCCTCATCGGCAACCTGGGCCAGGAAATGGGCGCCCTCCCCGAGGCGTTCCGGGGACTGCTCAGCGATGTGCTCATCGACTGGCAGGCAAGGGTCGAGCGCTGCCTCGAGGAGGCCAGGCGCCTCGGCGAGATTCCGAAGACGGCGGACTGCCCGCGGCTGTCCGTCTTTTTCTGGATCGGCTGGGAAGGCGCCGTGCTGCGTGCCAAACTGGAGCGCAAGAGCGAACCCCTGCGGATATTCGCCGAAGCCTTTCAAGCCTGCGTCAGGAACTGA
- a CDS encoding AraC family transcriptional regulator ligand-binding domain-containing protein, producing the protein MQTKTTTPIVSRGGHRADISPLLIRLLVSRAWTRGMTAEGLTRGLGLEPHDLDASGLQVSYRQTLEVARRFWNAAPGIEQGLRFGGQANIVALGALGLGMMACANVHDMLQFLIEFQRAGGCLLNVYSERTEQHFHVVLRPRFDDPEVEPFLAAYTLASIHAMVQQVLGAEFHPLRVQFALPQPVDLAEFEQAFGCRVDFETGDHRLSLPPQAVALRTAEPSVAARMRSMLLEAWPPGPWTDLGAAVVQVLRRSQTLAPPLSDIAAALNLGERTLRRRLAEEGLTYRGLVSEERRRRTLTMVCRSSQSMEDVAVKTGYSSARSLRRAVQRWTGTGPSLVRAAAQAATRAPGADQEPGVAGSVAAPGPACAQGPQAGGRDATPSPGGSRGSE; encoded by the coding sequence ATGCAAACCAAGACAACAACACCTATCGTTTCCCGGGGCGGGCATCGCGCGGACATCTCTCCGTTGTTGATACGCCTGCTGGTGTCCAGGGCCTGGACCCGCGGCATGACGGCCGAGGGGCTGACGCGCGGGCTGGGCCTGGAGCCGCACGATCTCGACGCCTCGGGGCTGCAGGTGTCGTACCGGCAGACCCTGGAGGTCGCCCGCCGCTTCTGGAATGCGGCGCCCGGTATCGAGCAGGGGTTGCGATTCGGTGGCCAGGCGAACATCGTCGCGCTGGGGGCTCTGGGGCTGGGCATGATGGCGTGCGCGAACGTCCACGACATGCTGCAGTTCCTCATCGAGTTCCAGCGTGCCGGGGGCTGCCTGCTGAACGTGTACAGCGAACGGACCGAGCAGCATTTCCACGTCGTGCTGCGGCCCCGTTTCGATGACCCGGAGGTCGAGCCCTTCCTGGCGGCGTACACGCTGGCATCGATCCACGCCATGGTGCAGCAGGTGCTCGGCGCAGAATTCCACCCCCTGCGCGTGCAGTTCGCGCTGCCGCAGCCGGTGGACCTGGCGGAGTTCGAGCAGGCCTTCGGCTGCCGGGTCGATTTCGAAACAGGCGACCACCGGCTGAGCCTGCCGCCGCAGGCCGTGGCGCTCAGGACGGCCGAACCCAGCGTGGCGGCGCGGATGCGGTCGATGCTGCTGGAGGCCTGGCCGCCGGGGCCGTGGACAGACCTCGGTGCCGCCGTCGTGCAGGTGCTCCGGCGCAGCCAGACGCTCGCGCCGCCGCTATCGGACATCGCGGCCGCGCTGAATCTCGGAGAGCGCACCCTGCGCCGCAGGCTGGCCGAGGAAGGACTGACCTACCGCGGCCTGGTGAGCGAGGAGCGCCGGCGCCGCACGCTCACGATGGTGTGCCGCTCCAGCCAATCGATGGAAGACGTGGCGGTGAAGACGGGCTACTCCAGCGCGCGCAGCCTGCGCCGCGCCGTGCAGCGCTGGACCGGCACGGGCCCGTCGCTCGTCCGTGCGGCGGCCCAGGCTGCCACCCGCGCCCCCGGAGCGGACCAGGAGCCGGGCGTCGCCGGTTCCGTGGCGGCGCCAGGGCCGGCATGCGCGCAGGGCCCGCAGGCCGGCGGTCGCGATGCGACCCCAAGCCCGGGAGGCTCACGGGGGTCGGAATGA
- a CDS encoding methyl-accepting chemotaxis protein: MNGDREKAWKSLAAPCTGLLGAAAALGLSGASLAGVSCAVALVACGALGGWMAWRPRRTAPDELLGLLAEFEAFSAAMAPVWSAQIESSRGQMEEAIAQLSARFANIVQQLSRTLDQSARDGAGPGDAEAVYARSQAQLQELVGSLRDAMQGKAQMLAKIEDLQRFVGELQDMAEAVSRIAQQTNLLAINATIEAAHAGERGRGFAQVAQEVRSLSQMSGDTGRRIIAAINAIHSAIDETRAAALLSRNQEHRVMSDSESRISQVLEQFRHLTDHLAQSADLLRHDSRQIQEEVNDSLVQLQFQDRVSQVLSHVRDNIGRMPSVVQNHHALCASEGALRPLDAGPLLQELEATYAMASERAVHRAGSSKASAPAPAQHEEITFF, translated from the coding sequence ATGAACGGAGATAGGGAGAAGGCCTGGAAAAGCCTGGCCGCGCCATGCACCGGATTGCTCGGTGCGGCCGCCGCGCTCGGGTTGTCCGGCGCGAGCCTGGCGGGCGTGTCGTGTGCCGTGGCGCTCGTGGCATGCGGCGCATTGGGGGGCTGGATGGCCTGGCGGCCCCGGCGCACCGCCCCCGACGAACTCCTCGGACTGCTCGCGGAGTTCGAGGCCTTCAGCGCCGCCATGGCGCCCGTCTGGTCGGCACAGATCGAATCGTCGCGCGGCCAGATGGAAGAGGCGATCGCGCAGCTCAGCGCCCGGTTCGCCAACATCGTGCAGCAGCTGTCGCGAACGCTGGACCAGTCGGCGCGCGATGGAGCGGGCCCGGGGGATGCCGAAGCCGTGTACGCCCGCAGCCAGGCGCAACTGCAGGAACTGGTGGGATCGCTGCGCGACGCCATGCAGGGCAAGGCACAGATGCTGGCCAAGATAGAAGACCTGCAACGCTTCGTGGGAGAGCTGCAGGACATGGCCGAAGCGGTCTCCCGCATCGCGCAGCAAACCAACTTGCTCGCAATCAACGCGACGATCGAAGCAGCCCACGCAGGAGAACGCGGCCGCGGCTTCGCGCAAGTGGCGCAGGAAGTCCGCTCGCTGTCGCAGATGTCCGGGGACACCGGTCGCCGGATCATCGCGGCCATCAATGCGATCCATTCCGCGATCGACGAGACCCGTGCCGCGGCGCTGCTGTCCCGCAACCAGGAGCACCGCGTCATGTCCGATTCCGAGAGCCGCATCTCGCAGGTGCTGGAGCAGTTCCGGCACCTGACGGACCACCTCGCGCAGTCGGCGGACCTGCTGCGCCACGACAGCCGCCAGATCCAGGAAGAGGTGAACGATTCGCTCGTGCAGCTGCAGTTCCAGGACCGGGTGAGCCAGGTGCTCAGCCACGTGCGCGACAACATCGGCCGCATGCCCTCGGTCGTCCAGAACCACCACGCCCTGTGCGCCAGCGAGGGGGCCCTGCGGCCCCTGGATGCCGGCCCGCTGCTGCAGGAACTCGAGGCGACCTATGCGATGGCCAGCGAGCGCGCCGTACACCGAGCCGGTTCGTCGAAGGCAAGCGCCCCTGCGCCCGCGCAGCACGAAGAAATCACATTTTTCTGA
- a CDS encoding response regulator, translating into MAKTILIVDDSASVRSVVGIALRGAGYDVIEGCDGSDALRRLTGQKVHLIISDVNMPNMDGITFLKTVKAMPAYRFTPVIMLTTESQEAKKREGQLAGAKAWVTKPFQPPTLLLAVEKLVLP; encoded by the coding sequence ATGGCAAAGACCATTCTGATCGTGGACGACTCCGCTTCCGTGCGGTCGGTCGTGGGCATCGCGCTCAGGGGCGCAGGCTACGACGTCATCGAAGGCTGCGACGGCAGCGACGCGCTGCGCCGGCTCACCGGCCAGAAGGTGCACCTGATCATCAGCGACGTGAACATGCCGAACATGGACGGCATCACCTTCCTCAAGACCGTGAAGGCCATGCCGGCCTACCGCTTCACCCCCGTGATCATGCTCACCACGGAGAGCCAGGAGGCGAAGAAGCGCGAGGGCCAGCTGGCCGGCGCCAAGGCCTGGGTGACCAAGCCGTTCCAGCCGCCCACCCTGCTGTTGGCCGTGGAAAAGCTGGTGCTGCCATGA
- a CDS encoding lipid asymmetry maintenance protein MlaB — protein sequence MTSITTLALDGELTIYRAAETRTGLLAALSDSPEGLEIDLAGVTEIDSAGVQLLMAARRDAQARGQWLRFTGCNAPVSDVFALFDLSAFFGETLSAGTPSEGDAP from the coding sequence ATGACCTCCATCACCACGCTGGCCCTCGACGGCGAGCTCACCATCTACCGGGCCGCGGAAACGCGCACGGGCCTGCTCGCCGCCCTTTCCGACAGCCCCGAAGGCCTGGAAATCGATCTGGCGGGCGTGACCGAAATCGACAGTGCGGGCGTGCAACTGCTCATGGCCGCCCGCCGCGATGCGCAGGCCAGGGGCCAGTGGCTGCGCTTCACCGGATGCAATGCGCCGGTGTCGGATGTCTTCGCGCTGTTCGACCTGTCCGCATTCTTCGGCGAGACCCTCTCCGCCGGCACACCGTCCGAGGGAGACGCTCCATGA
- a CDS encoding chemotaxis protein CheA — translation MNMEQALQAFIAESGELLEDMEQALLGVLQEDDPSDSVNAIFRAAHTIKGSAGLFGLDFIVDFTHVAESVLDKVRDGAIALDESVVSLLLACGDHTGRLVAAAAAGHTQADAQLQADAQPLLEGLNRLLEHAGAAPRTEQPARPAEEGLAASVPAAAGSRAPDHWHISLRFGRDVLRNGMDPLSFLRYLNKLGTITGIATLPDDLPALADMDAESCYLGFEIALRSSASKADIEGAFEFVLDDCVVHILPPDSEISRYIDLIGSMGAQGQDASLRLGEILVHCGSLTRRELDEALQLQHHGATEPLGQLLVEQRRVQQPIVEAALVRQKQIKENRSAEHQSVRVDAEKLDRLVDLVGELITATATATQAGRHVQNVALHEAHSTLNGLVQEIRDSALQLRMVRIGATFNRFQRMVHDVSREIGKDIVLQVRGEDTELDKTVVEKIADPLTHLVRNSMDHGIEPVALRTERGKPAWGTVSLNAYHDSGSIVIEVGDDGGGLSRDRILAKAVERGLVDAGKALSDEDIYNLIFEPGFSTADQVTNLSGRGVGMDVVKRNIAALRGTVSLDSRPGLGTKTTVRLPLTLAIINGFQVAVGRSVFVLPLESIEECIEFREDSGHDYTELRGRVLPFIRLRTLFHVPDPAGSRQSIVVVREGSQRFGLIVDRLLGEAQAVIKPLAQMFSHLQGISGSSILGTGEVALILDVPALAAKAMAGQRTASDAVGAAPQ, via the coding sequence ATGAACATGGAACAGGCACTGCAGGCCTTCATCGCCGAGAGCGGCGAGTTGCTGGAGGATATGGAGCAGGCCCTCCTGGGGGTGCTGCAGGAGGACGATCCCTCCGACTCGGTGAACGCGATCTTCCGCGCGGCGCACACCATCAAGGGATCCGCGGGCCTGTTCGGCCTGGACTTCATCGTGGATTTCACCCATGTCGCGGAAAGCGTGCTCGACAAGGTGCGCGACGGCGCCATCGCCCTCGATGAATCGGTCGTGTCCCTGCTGCTGGCCTGCGGCGACCACACCGGCCGCCTCGTGGCGGCCGCGGCGGCCGGCCACACCCAGGCCGACGCGCAGCTGCAGGCCGATGCGCAGCCATTGCTGGAAGGCCTGAACCGGCTGCTGGAGCATGCCGGCGCCGCGCCCCGCACCGAGCAGCCCGCGCGCCCGGCCGAAGAAGGTCTGGCAGCCTCGGTGCCGGCCGCGGCCGGAAGCCGCGCGCCGGACCACTGGCACATCTCCCTGCGCTTCGGCCGGGACGTGCTGCGCAACGGGATGGATCCCCTGTCGTTCCTGCGCTACCTCAACAAGCTCGGCACGATCACGGGCATCGCCACGCTGCCCGACGATCTGCCCGCGCTGGCGGACATGGATGCGGAATCCTGCTATCTCGGCTTCGAGATCGCCCTGCGCAGCAGCGCCAGCAAGGCCGACATCGAAGGTGCCTTCGAGTTCGTGCTCGATGACTGCGTGGTCCACATCCTTCCGCCGGACAGCGAGATCTCCCGCTACATCGACCTGATCGGCTCCATGGGAGCACAGGGGCAGGATGCCTCCCTGCGCCTGGGCGAGATCCTCGTGCATTGCGGCAGCCTGACGCGCCGGGAGCTCGACGAGGCCCTGCAGCTGCAGCACCACGGCGCGACCGAGCCGCTCGGCCAGCTGCTGGTGGAGCAGCGCCGCGTGCAGCAGCCGATCGTGGAAGCGGCACTGGTGCGCCAGAAGCAGATCAAGGAAAACCGCTCCGCCGAGCACCAGTCGGTGCGGGTCGATGCGGAAAAGCTCGACCGGCTGGTGGACCTGGTGGGAGAGCTCATCACCGCCACGGCCACGGCGACGCAGGCGGGCCGCCACGTGCAGAACGTGGCCCTGCACGAGGCGCATTCCACGCTCAACGGACTGGTCCAGGAGATCCGCGACAGCGCACTGCAACTGCGCATGGTCCGCATCGGCGCGACCTTCAACCGGTTCCAGCGCATGGTGCACGACGTATCGCGCGAAATCGGCAAGGACATCGTCCTGCAGGTGCGCGGCGAAGACACCGAACTGGACAAGACCGTGGTCGAGAAGATCGCCGACCCGCTGACGCACCTCGTGCGCAACAGCATGGACCACGGCATCGAACCGGTCGCCCTGCGCACGGAGCGCGGCAAGCCCGCGTGGGGAACCGTATCGCTCAATGCCTACCACGACTCCGGAAGCATCGTGATCGAGGTGGGCGACGACGGGGGCGGCCTGTCGCGCGACCGCATCCTGGCCAAGGCCGTCGAGCGCGGCCTGGTCGATGCGGGCAAGGCGCTCTCCGACGAGGACATCTACAACCTGATCTTCGAGCCCGGCTTCTCGACGGCCGACCAGGTCACGAACCTCTCGGGCCGGGGCGTCGGCATGGACGTGGTCAAGCGCAACATCGCGGCGCTGCGGGGTACGGTGTCACTCGACAGCCGCCCGGGCCTGGGCACCAAGACCACCGTGCGGCTGCCGCTGACGCTGGCCATCATCAACGGCTTCCAGGTCGCCGTGGGGCGCTCCGTGTTCGTGCTGCCGCTCGAGTCCATCGAGGAATGCATCGAGTTCCGCGAGGACAGCGGCCACGACTACACCGAACTGCGCGGGCGCGTGCTGCCGTTCATCCGGCTGCGCACGCTCTTCCACGTGCCGGACCCGGCCGGTTCCCGCCAGAGCATCGTGGTGGTCCGGGAAGGCTCGCAGCGCTTCGGCCTGATCGTGGACCGCCTCCTGGGCGAGGCCCAGGCCGTGATCAAGCCGCTGGCGCAGATGTTCTCCCACCTCCAGGGCATCAGCGGCTCCAGCATCCTGGGCACCGGCGAGGTCGCGCTGATCCTGGACGTTCCTGCGCTCGCGGCGAAAGCCATGGCAGGGCAACGCACCGCATCCGACGCCGTGGGCGCCGCGCCGCAATGA
- a CDS encoding methyl-accepting chemotaxis protein has product MFKNLKVATRLYLGFGTILAILLILTGVAYVNFGALTEANRWNVHTYEVMSEMDNVLDALVNVETGERGFALTGEDAFLDPYKAGLASLRQHLDKARALTQDNPKQQERLASIQSSSEEWITKVLEPEIALRRTVKDGKASMDAVVASVTAAKGKQHMDRMRELLAQARSAESELLAVRTREAESRHATTNAVLIFGSLLAAALAAIIAMVIVRGLQNVLGGEPAYAAEVMRQVAKGDFTVQVATRPGDQSSLLNTVKDMVRMSGESIDDVVRVMGAVAQGDLTQTITAEYQGAFGQMKEYVNKTVASLSDIVTEVNAGAEALAGASEEVSATAQSLSQAASEQAAGVEETSASLEQMTASISQNTENAKLTDSMATKAASEATEGGEAVKATVAAMKQIAQKINIIDDIAYQTNLLALNAAIEAARAGEHGKGFAVVAAEVRKLAERSQVAAQEIGDVASSSVELAERAGTLLGEMVPSIRKTSDLVQEITAASEEQSSGVGQINAAVGQLSQTTQQNASSSEELAATAEEMSSQAEQLQQTMGFFQLACSAPAKVAAPAARSRQVRKPLAARKPKPNLALADAAFAEGVDESQFARY; this is encoded by the coding sequence ATGTTCAAAAATCTCAAGGTCGCAACCAGGCTCTATCTGGGCTTCGGGACCATCCTCGCCATCCTGCTCATCCTCACGGGCGTGGCGTACGTCAATTTCGGGGCGCTCACGGAAGCGAACCGCTGGAACGTCCACACCTACGAGGTGATGTCCGAGATGGACAACGTGCTGGACGCCCTGGTCAACGTGGAAACCGGCGAACGGGGCTTCGCCCTCACCGGGGAGGACGCGTTCCTCGATCCGTACAAGGCAGGCCTGGCCAGCCTCAGGCAGCACCTGGACAAGGCCAGGGCCCTGACGCAGGACAACCCCAAGCAGCAGGAGCGGCTCGCGAGCATCCAGTCCTCCAGCGAGGAATGGATCACGAAGGTCCTGGAGCCGGAGATCGCCCTGCGCCGCACCGTGAAGGACGGCAAGGCATCCATGGACGCCGTGGTGGCCAGCGTGACCGCCGCCAAGGGCAAGCAGCACATGGACCGCATGCGTGAACTGCTCGCCCAGGCGCGCAGCGCCGAAAGCGAACTGCTGGCCGTGCGCACCCGGGAAGCGGAATCCAGGCACGCCACGACCAATGCCGTGCTGATTTTCGGCAGCCTGCTGGCCGCGGCGCTGGCCGCCATCATCGCCATGGTGATCGTGCGCGGACTGCAGAACGTGCTCGGTGGCGAGCCGGCGTATGCCGCCGAGGTGATGCGCCAGGTGGCCAAGGGCGACTTCACCGTGCAGGTCGCCACCCGGCCGGGCGACCAGAGCAGCCTGCTGAACACCGTGAAGGACATGGTGCGCATGTCGGGCGAGAGCATCGACGACGTGGTGCGCGTGATGGGGGCGGTCGCCCAGGGCGACCTGACGCAGACCATCACGGCCGAATACCAGGGTGCCTTCGGGCAGATGAAGGAATACGTCAACAAGACGGTGGCCAGCCTGTCGGACATCGTGACCGAGGTGAATGCCGGCGCGGAAGCCCTGGCGGGCGCCTCCGAAGAGGTGAGCGCCACGGCCCAGTCACTCAGCCAGGCCGCCAGCGAGCAGGCCGCCGGCGTCGAGGAAACCAGCGCATCGCTCGAGCAGATGACCGCCTCCATCTCCCAGAACACCGAGAACGCCAAGCTCACCGACAGCATGGCCACCAAGGCCGCCTCCGAGGCCACCGAAGGCGGCGAGGCCGTCAAGGCCACCGTCGCCGCCATGAAGCAGATCGCCCAGAAGATCAACATCATCGACGACATCGCCTACCAGACCAACCTGCTCGCCCTGAACGCCGCCATCGAGGCCGCACGGGCCGGCGAGCACGGCAAGGGCTTCGCGGTCGTCGCCGCCGAGGTGCGCAAGCTCGCCGAGCGCAGCCAGGTCGCCGCCCAGGAAATCGGCGACGTGGCCAGCTCCAGCGTCGAACTGGCCGAGCGCGCCGGCACCCTGCTGGGCGAGATGGTGCCCAGCATCCGCAAGACCTCCGACCTCGTGCAGGAGATCACCGCCGCGAGCGAGGAACAGTCGTCCGGCGTCGGCCAGATCAACGCCGCCGTCGGCCAGCTGAGCCAGACCACGCAGCAGAACGCCTCCAGCTCCGAGGAACTCGCCGCCACCGCCGAGGAAATGAGCAGCCAGGCCGAGCAGCTGCAGCAGACCATGGGCTTCTTCCAGCTGGCCTGCAGCGCGCCGGCCAAGGTCGCAGCACCCGCGGCCCGGAGCCGGCAGGTCCGCAAGCCGCTGGCGGCCCGCAAGCCCAAGCCGAACCTGGCCCTGGCCGATGCCGCCTTCGCCGAGGGTGTGGACGAATCCCAGTTCGCCCGCTACTGA